AACTTAAAGTAACGGGCGCACTTACGCTTCTCTTCAAAGATGCGATCAAACCGAACCTCGTACAGACGCTCGAAAATACGCCTGCTATCATCCACGGCGGCCCGTTCGCGAATATCGCACATGGCTGCAACAGTGTTATGGCAACGAAATTCGCTCTCAAATTGGCTGATATCGTTGTAACAGAAGCAGGTTTCGGTGCTGACCTCGGCGCAGAAAAATTCCTCGATATCAAATGCCGTTTTGCAGGCTTCAAACCGGATGCAGTCGTATTGGTTGCAACGGTTCGCGCGCTCAAAATGCATGGCGGCGTAGCAAAAACGGACTTGACGACAGAAAACCTCGATGCGCTCAAAGCAGGTATGACGAACCTCACGAAACACATCGAAAATATGCATAAATTCGGTCTTCCGGTAGTTGTTGCTATCAATGCGTTCCCGACGGATACGCAGGCAGAACTCGCTTGCGTAGAAGAATGCTGTAAAGAACTCGGCGTAGATGTTGTTCTTTCCGAAGTATGGGCAAAAGGCGGCGAAGGCGGTCTCAAACTCGCAGAAAAAGTTCTCGAAGCTGTTGAAAAACCGAATAACTTCCGTTTCATGTATGATACGAACGCGTCGATCAAAGACAAAATTGCAGCAATTGCAAAAGAGATCTACGGTGCAGACGGTGTCAACTATTCGCCGGCAGCTGACAAAACGATCAAAGAACTCGAAGCAATGGGCTTCGTAGATACGCCGATCTGTATGGCAAAAACGCAATACTCGCTCAGCGATGATATGACGAAACTCGGTCGTCCGAGCGGTTTTAAAATCACGGTCAGTGAAGTACGTATCGCAGCAGGCGCAGGCTTCATCGTTGCTTTGACGGGTAACATCATGACGATGCCGGGTCTTCCGAAACGTCCTGCAGCTGAACGTATGGATATCGACAATAACGGCAAGATCACGGGCTTGTTCTAATCACAGCAGAAAGGCGAGCTTGTATGAAGATTGCTGTTGAATTGGTACCGCGTACTGTCGATGCGGTGCGAGATGATCTGAAGATCGTTGAAGCGTGCTGTCCTCAGCTCGATATCATCAATGTGCCCGATTTGGTTCGCTATGAAACGAGAAGCTGGCAGGCATGTGCTACGGTGCAGTCGCCGTTCCTTCGTACGATACCGCATGTCAGGGCGATCGACATTGACTTGTATCAACCGCTTCCGATGGCAGATTATCTGCGCAAACATCAGATCAAAGAAGTCCTCGTTGTCGGCGGTGATATTCCGCAGGATATGGGACATCGCATCTACCCGAGTACCAGTACAG
The window above is part of the Selenomonadales bacterium genome. Proteins encoded here:
- a CDS encoding formate--tetrahydrofolate ligase, producing the protein LREPSLGPCFGVKGGAAGGGYAQVVPMEDINLHFTGDFHAITSAHNLLAAVIDNHLQQGNELGIDPRRITWRRVVDLNDRALRFVMCGMGGKINGVPRETGFDITVASEMMAILCLANDLDDMKRRLGKIVIGYTYDNRPVTADELKVTGALTLLFKDAIKPNLVQTLENTPAIIHGGPFANIAHGCNSVMATKFALKLADIVVTEAGFGADLGAEKFLDIKCRFAGFKPDAVVLVATVRALKMHGGVAKTDLTTENLDALKAGMTNLTKHIENMHKFGLPVVVAINAFPTDTQAELACVEECCKELGVDVVLSEVWAKGGEGGLKLAEKVLEAVEKPNNFRFMYDTNASIKDKIAAIAKEIYGADGVNYSPAADKTIKELEAMGFVDTPICMAKTQYSLSDDMTKLGRPSGFKITVSEVRIAAGAGFIVALTGNIMTMPGLPKRPAAERMDIDNNGKITGLF